In Naumovozyma castellii chromosome 1, complete genome, one DNA window encodes the following:
- the BFA1 gene encoding Bfa1p (ancestral locus Anc_1.494): MSIRPIHQEDFTESSFEDVETSFVRDAYTKFTRRDGKQSDAVHPPIKNQILPTPTSTTSSNATTFSSHNHDLVVTNSSRSDIEEKTENDEDDDNDFFSDFQEFRNNKDDFDEAIKDKYQLLKSIPTQSVKPNLLSQTFEKKLNLGSHEKVLRQPRSMYELQNQMRYRSEGPARTTQGLSTKLKNSMSYSALTNPKLNNNYRNNNIKVKKSMPSLSSYSPVIQEVNDETYTFNDLTSMENNSGLRTFQDNSDEEEEDFLDFTPEAIKSQFLTKASNKSVQVPSTQYNIINDDHYLTPQLRDKTRKLNRREQLLAFNETEPEIQSHTWQNKHYQNTASKIETIKQQIDYNTPIKHGRMVYNAETMRWEGNEKALEKFQNMDTLSNNAMLIKGRKDFFDNNGESLSGKGRRNLQNPSVVGKMVFDEKNLRWVSLHENEIDPFEGMDDTLPTLIRNNRNHDPQRTSPSFPRSYSQKNPAREILRPPSQELLKFRSMGRMSNAYSRQGSTLSDTKSLFQVNSKALEGFYHNENKWQKKVGGWFSLPENGIDSTFSDIPNESLITSDKNKNYMYEIRNMVLNSRSR, from the coding sequence ATGTCAATTAGACCAATTCACCAGGAAGATTTTACTGAATCATCCTTTGAGGATGTTGAAACGTCATTTGTTAGAGATGCCTATACTAAGTTCACCCGACGAGATGGAAAGCAAAGTGATGCTGTGCATCCTCCTATTAAAAACCAAATATTACCAACCCCTACATCCACTACAAGTTCCAATGCCACCACATTCTCATCACATAACCATGACTTAGTGGTAACCAACAGCAGTAGAtctgatattgaagaaaaaacagagaatgatgaagacgatgaCAACGATTTTTTTAGTGACTTTCAGGAGTTTAGAAACaataaagatgattttgatgaagCAATTAAGGATAAATACCAACTTTTGAAATCGATACCGACTCAATCCGTCAAGCCTAACTTACTATCCcaaacatttgaaaagaaattaaactTGGGATCACATGAAAAAGTTCTCCGACAACCAAGATCAATGTatgaattacaaaatcAGATGAGATATAGATCAGAAGGGCCTGCTAGGACCACACAAGGTCTCTCTACGAAACTTAAAAATAGCATGTCCTACAGCGCATTGACCAATCCTAAACTAAACAATAACtatagaaataataatattaaggTGAAAAAATCGATGCCTAGCTTATCTTCTTATAGTCCTGTTATTCAGGAGGTGAATGATGAAACCTATACCTTTAACGATTTAACATCAATGGAAAACAATTCTGGTTTAAGAACTTTCCAAGATAATAGCGAcgaagaagaggaagacTTCCTTGATTTTACACCTGAGGCTATAAAATCTCAATTCCTAACTAAAGCATCAAACAAATCTGTTCAAGTCCCATCGACACAATATAACATAATTAATGATGACCATTATCTTACTCCCCAGCTGCGCGACAAAACAAGGAAGCTAAACAGGAGAGAACAGCTCCTGGCCTTTAATGAAACCGAACCTGAAATACAAAGTCATACTTGGCAAAATAAACATTACCAAAATACTgcttcaaaaattgaaactataaaacaacaaattgATTATAATACACCAATTAAACATGGCAGAATGGTATATAATGCAGAGACAATGCGATGGGAAGGAAACGAGAAAGCTTTAGAAAAGTTTCAGAATATGGATACATTGAGTAACAATGCAATGCTTATAAAGGGAAGGaaagatttctttgataataatggcGAATCACTTTCCGGAAAAGGAAGGAGGAATCTTCAAAACCCTAGCGTCGTCGGTAAAATGGTATTCgatgaaaaaaatcttAGGTGGGTTAGTCTTCATGAAAACGAAATCGACCCCTTTGAAGGAATGGATGATACTCTACCAACATTAATaagaaataatagaaaCCATGATCCCCAAAGGACTTCCCCTTCATTTCCGCGATCATATAGTCAAAAAAATCCGGCAAGAGAAATACTTCGTCCTCCTAGTCAAGAACTCCTTAAATTTCGCTCTATGGGGAGAATGAGCAATGCTTACTCTAGGCAAGGCTCGACACTTTCAGATACAAAATCGCTTTTTCAAGTAAACTCTAAAGCACTTGAAGGGTTTTACCACAACGAAAATAAATGGCAGAAAAAGGTTGGTGGATGGTTTTCACTCCCTGAAAATGGGATTGATAGTACTTTTTCGGATATTCCCAATGAATCTTTGATAACAAGTGACAAAAATAAGAACTATATGTATGAAATTAGGAACATGGTACTCAATTCACGAAGTAGGTAA